The nucleotide sequence CACCGCTAATCACCACCCTCGAagccctcctcctcttctggaACTGGGTCTGCATCCCAGCATGTGATGTCGATTTCTGTGGCGTTAGAAAGGGAGAGGAGTTAGGGACCTAGCAGACCCGTGCTTGTGTCCCCAGCCTCTGTGAGCGGTGGGTAGTGGTGGGGTGGCTACCCACACTCAAATCCAGCCCCCGCACCCAAATTCCTCCCCATCATCCAGCCCAGTACTACCTGGAGGCTTGTTGtagaacacaggaggcggagccttGGCACAGAGCTCTTCCGATTGGGCAAACTCCTCCTCCTGTGATTGACTGAAGTACCCCTCACTGGCCTGCAGGGGAAAGCATCAGGTCACTTGGCCCCACCCAGCAGGACTGGGGCTGACCTATCAAGCCTGAGCCCGTTTCCCCAGCAACCAATGATTccatcagtggttgccaaggtaACAAGGATGCCTGCCTTGGGAACAAAAGCAGAGCCGgcccagggagggagggtgggatggACTTCCCCTCAAATAATGTGGGTCAGAGAGAAGGGGGTACTGGTGCAAGCATGAGGAATGCAGGGCCAGCACCCTGCTCAGCCCCCactccctcccatccctcccaCCAGGCAGTCCCTGCCGCACCTGGGTCCCCTCCTTCTGGGTGGTCTCGCCATTGGTTAGCAGGTGGGGCTCCGGCTCCTGCTCTTGCTCCAGCTCCTCAAGGGCTGAGGGCAGAGTTGGGGTCTGGGGGGCAGCCAGGGGCTCCCCTTCCACTTCCTCTGGGTCACAGAAGGTGGCTGGCGGCTCAGGCAGCTCATCAAAGTTGAGAAGGGTGGCACAGCCTTCGCCTGCTGGCAGCAGTGGCTCCGGAGCCACCTCATCCAGCAGGGGCACCTCTGCCAGGGTGACCTCAGTACCCGAGGGTGGCGTGGGGGCCCTGGGCTCACCCTGGAGTGTGGAGGCCCCTTCCCCGTTGCCAGGCCATAGGTCAATGAGGCTGGTGGCGGTGGGGGGTACGTTGTTGGCAACAGTGGTGTCAGCAGTGGCAGTGTCAGTTTCAATGGCGTCAGCTGCATCGTGGACCTCCGTGGCATCAGCTGTGGCAGGCTCCACGGGAGCAGCCAGGACAGCCTGCTCTTCAGACTCCATGAACATCAAGTCCTCTGCAGCGCTGCCTGGCCCCCGGGGAGGCGCCTGTGCCTGAGGGGGCTCCTCCATGGGGCCGGCCCAGGCCTGAGGGGCTGCTGCTCTGGTCTCCTCACTGTCTAGGATGGGGCTGGGCTCCTGGGTCTCTGTCACAGCACAGGCAGAGGAGATATGTAACCGGCTCCCCTCGGGGAGGATGGAGACCCTGCCCACCCACTAAGGAGTGAGGGAGCCAGGGACTTCCATGCAGGTGTCCCACCCTTACCCAGTGACCCCAGTGACTTTAAGCCCCTTGGCAGCTCCGGGAGGAAGGCCAAGGCCCGATTCCCACTTGAGAGGGTGGGTGCTAAGCTTTAGAGAGGGCAGGTCTGACTGTACACCAGGGCTCCTCCCCACACAGCCGCCTCCAGGGCAGTGCAGTCTTGGTGATGGGTGGCCCAGATCCCTGGAGAACGGTTACCATGGCAACCTGGGGCTCCCAGCCAGGGACTGATGATGGGAGGCCTGATGCAGGTAGCATCCCTCTCTCACCTTGGGCTGGTG is from Pan troglodytes isolate AG18354 chromosome 4, NHGRI_mPanTro3-v2.0_pri, whole genome shotgun sequence and encodes:
- the DBN1 gene encoding drebrin isoform X8, giving the protein MKKSESEVEEAAAIIAQRPDNPREFFKQQERVASASAGSCDVPSPFNHRPGSHLDSHRRMAPTPIPTRSPSDSSTASTPVAEQIERALDEVTSSQPPPLPPPPPPAQETQEPSPILDSEETRAAAPQAWAGPMEEPPQAQAPPRGPGSAAEDLMFMESEEQAVLAAPVEPATADATEVHDAADAIETDTATADTTVANNVPPTATSLIDLWPGNGEGASTLQGEPRAPTPPSGTEVTLAEVPLLDEVAPEPLLPAGEGCATLLNFDELPEPPATFCDPEEVEGEPLAAPQTPTLPSALEELEQEQEPEPHLLTNGETTQKEGTQASEGYFSQSQEEEFAQSEELCAKAPPPVFYNKPPEIDITCWDADPVPEEEEGFEGGD
- the DBN1 gene encoding drebrin isoform X7; its protein translation is MKRINREQFWEQAKKEEELRKEEERKKALDERLRFEQERMEQERQEQEERERRYREREQQIEEHRRKQQTLEAEEAKRRLKEQSIFGDHRDEEEETHMKKSESEVEEAAAIIAQRPDNPREFFKQQERVASASAGSCDVPSPFNHRPGSHLDSHRRMAPTPIPTRSPSDSSTASTPVAEQIERALDEVTSSQPPPLPPPPPPAQETQEPSPILDSEETRAAAPQAWAGPMEEPPQAQAPPRGPGSAAEDLMFMESEEQAVLAAPVEPATADATEVHDAADAIETDTATADTTVANNVPPTATSLIDLWPGNGEGASTLQGEPRAPTPPSGTEVTLAEVPLLDEVAPEPLLPAGEGCATLLNFDELPEPPATFCDPEEVEGEPLAAPQTPTLPSALEELEQEQEPEPHLLTNGETTQKEGTQASEGYFSQSQEEEFAQSEELCAKAPPPVFYNKPPEIDITCWDADPVPEEEEGFEGGD